The following DNA comes from Anopheles arabiensis isolate DONGOLA chromosome 3, AaraD3, whole genome shotgun sequence.
CTTTTCCCTTTGCTCGTTGTAGTTGATCAGAATCACATGATCACAACACCTTGCACATACTGGGAAGAGATAAATCTTCCGTAACAATTCATTAAACATACAACATACATTTCCGTTCCAATCACTAGGTATCGCACACAGAGACAGACAAATCACTTTGCAGTGCCTTTATTTCCTGTACAGCACCAAAGACAGCAGCAATACACATCACAATCCTACTTCCGGAGCGGACTTATGCAAGCGTTGTAACCGAATTGCCCTAAATTTCACACGCACTGTCACTCGGTACAGCACCGACCGCACCACCACACACGATCCCCAATTGGCCacagtttgtttttactttcatgCTAAACAATTATCGCGCACCATAATTTGGTGTGCGGGCTCATAATTTGTTCAACGCCTCCCTCCAACCCTGCACCCAGCGTCCCCGCCCCGTGTTGCCGAAAGTGCATCTTTCTGCTTTCTGCTTATGCAAAgagcaccaccacaccacgccATTATCATAAATGAGTGAGCGTGTGCCGCACAAACCTCCCTTTTTTGCTTATGTTATGTGCACACGAACACGAGCAACGTCAGCGCACACTGTGTGAGAGGAGGCCAGTGTGGAGCCTGTGTTGAGGAAGTAATTCACCAGCCGGAGAGGATCATAATAACAGACCGTTCGTGCAAACCATCGTCTGCTTCGAATTATATTAGGATCGGCAATTTGTGGCCGTTGGGTCAAGCATTAAAAACGTAACACGGTAATGGACACCCCTTTTTTCTATTCGACCCACAACAGACGACTTCCGCAAATGGTCAAATGGTCGCAAACAGAGCCACAGTTCAATGTTTTAGGGCACGGGTTTGTTCAAAGTGAAAGCTTCTGGTACGCGATTGCACGGTTCTTGAGGGTTTTGTGGTGTAACGATCGGTTGCTTCATCACTCAACTTCACACCAAACCGTGATCGACCGTGATCAAACGTTCTGCGCGCCCAACACGTGTGTTACTGCTGATCGTGCGTTAAAGCGTAAGGTTTAACATTCATTTTCACAATTTAACTCCACACTTGTGCTGTTGATGCCGCCGTACGCAAATGGGGAAACGTACATCAAACAACACTTTCTAGCGGGTCCGTCttagcggcagcagcagcagcagcaggcaaacaTATAGCGGTGGAAAGTTGAAACATGGCGCACATAGAACGGGTCGAGGCGCAAGCTCTCTTCCCCTTCTTCGTACACGCAGGGGGCCAATTGTGCAAAGCGCAAGGTCTAAATACATCGCATTAAAACGAAGAGCGGAGTGCGGTACAGCAGTTTTCACTTGTACGGAGCTATGTTGGAGCGGTGGTGATGAGCCGCTGCCTGGCCCCGTCATGTTAAACATTGAATTAACCTCCCGACTCGTTTTATTGATGCTGTGCGATGcggtacacatacacacacgtacacagacACTTTTATCGCTCTCCGCCTTCAGAGATGCTTAGAGGGAAATTCGCAACAATGCTTTATGATGTGATGTGTGCGCGTTGCTTTGGGAgcacttttgcttttttgcatcTCTTTCCGTGAGAAATGGACGGCTCAGAAGCGCATAGCTCAGAAGTATGCCATATCCCATGGAGTTGCATAAATATGTTATTAACCGTGTAGCGCCGCTAAAGCTAACGTTGTCCAGCTGCCGTTTCCCAGGCCGACAATACGACCGGGACCGGGCGGCAGTTATGCTTGCACGGCTCGGTGATCCTAACACGCTGTCAACCGGGCGCTCAACATTTGAATGGGATtgttgtatatttattaattgtgcgtattttttttcgctgcttctactgctgctTATCCTTCCCTAACGCAACGTGTGAATTGTATGCGCAAACCGCAATGCTCATTATGCGTTATGACGGACGGAGGCGCACCATTAATGTAGCACAAATGGGTGTTACAAAGAAGGAATGTTTGcggtttttctgtttgctctTTTAATGCTCCCCAGTAGCTTAATGTGAAAAATGTGAAACCAGAAATGATCTCACGCGTATTGCATCCGCGATAAGCAAAGATCGCAACATAGTCAAGTGCTACAAGGCTCTGAGACCAAATcagcaatcgatcgatcaaagCTTAACGGGTTTATTaccatggtgatggtgatcaTGCTTTGGTTGGTATTGAAATTTGCTCTCCCCATTTCAAACGAGCACACGATAACGATCTCGCAATGTGTCGTTGATCTTTTGCATTCTTTTGCAAACTCTCATACATTTGCTTGTTGAATTCCATTTAAGAACCGATTCGTCGAATCGTCAAACTACCGGAGAGACGTAGACATTTATCTATTTCAATTCGGAAATGATAACGATCAGCCCGGTAATCGACACGAGCTGGCAGACATGATTAACGGGTCTCGTTCGCCATTCTTTGCCGATTTCTAGTTTCTTGTGCTCTTCTTGCTGGTGCGTGAATGTTTCCCTTGTTGTGCTAATTTACTATGACAACTCTCTTATTTGGATGGATGAGAATttcgcagcaaaaaaaaaatccccaacaTAAGATCGCAACAAACTGGGCGTGACACGTATAAAGAACTAACTGCAACCTATCATTTTGCCTGAATTTAAGCACCGTTTATAGCTGGGTATTCTCCCCCCGGGAGGGAATTTTGTTGTTCCAGTTCCAAACTCTAAATTCAAACTAGACCCGCGCGCCTGGACAATGTTTCGGAAGTCGTaacatgggggggggggacattTTTATCTGTTCCCTCCCGGGGAACAGGGAAGCACACGAGGCAAAGTGATGACAGATGATTGATATTTGGCGGCACACATGACAGCTGATCGCAGggagagagatcgctgaacgaACACGGCGGACACGAATAGCTATTTTCGGGACTGCAACGGAATTGGCCGCTGGGCGAAAATTAATTCCCCGTTTTAGGACCACCCAGCGTTGCAACCACGTGGAGCTGTGCACGGTTTCCGTTTAAACATTCGATTGGTGGGGAAGAACAATAGGAAGTAAATGTAAAAGTAATACctttgtaattaaattaaattcctATGCTGAAACGTGCCACTTATCATGGATacgttcatcatcatcccgcGCTGCAAAGTGGCGGGGAAATAAATTAGCAAACTCCCTGCTCGTTTGCTCTACTTTTGTCGTTTACACACGGTTTGcttcatttgcaaaaaaatacacgGTGAAACAATTTACATACTCTATTTTTTCGCTACTTGCGTATACAGTAATCAGTGATAGTGTGTAGTAGAATAGGGTGAAGATTTTATTCACTTCAGTCTAAAAGAACTCCTCTACTTACCGACGACAAGGTTATGTCGGTTGTAAATCTCCTTCTCCCGCGCGAGCGGCAGAAAAGAAAGGGGATGCAgctattttaattgaaactcCCGGTCCGATTGTTATGCATTATTCATGGCATCGCTTGCTCGCCAGCGCTTGCCCTCGAGGGTCTCGCCAAATGCCCAACTAACCCACTGTAACCACTGACCCAGTGGGAAACGACTTTGGACCTTTTCTGGCGAATGCACTCTCCTTCTGTCACAGCGACGTCAAAGGTTTACGAACCATTAATTCCAAAACCCGGTTCGAGAGTTTATCTCACCACGTGATCGGTAAACGGTGCTGGGGCCTATTCTAATGCTTTTTGATTagagagcaaaagaaacaTCTTTAGCCAATGCCAGAACGCAGCTTTTGGATGTTTAATAAGGCGTACACCCTTTCGGTCGGGTGGATGATTGCGTCTTTATAGCTCTAGAAAGTTGGATCTTTACAGGCGATCTTCGTGTTATGATTAGCAGAGTGAGACATCGAGCCTCTGACCTTTCGAAGAGTGACTAATTTCCAGAATGGAGCACACTAATTCCATACTCTCTTCCATCTGTCTAATTAGTTGCTTGGGCTGGAAGTGTCCAGTTTTATGCTAAACAATCCCAATCTTGTTGCCCTGTAATAACATAGCTCACGTGAACCGATTTGAACAAGTATGCCGACTTAAGTCATTATTATAACGGAAGAACCATTcgggtttgccttttttgaaAGTGATCTTCTTGCTGTCCAGAATAGCACTTTGCTTTGTAAGTGTTGTCGAACAGAGCAAACAGTTCCTTCATGAAGCTCATAAAAGTAGATTTATGATGAGAAAAGAACCCATTTCGAATGAGatctttcgtttgtttgacCAGTAATTAATTCCAAAAAATAAAGATTTGTACTCATGTTTGACGATGCTGTCGATGTTTGCACAAATTGCCACTTTTAAGCAGTTCAAATTGCTCTGCGAAACAGATGTAACGGAATCGTGATTCTTAATCTACGTGTACCATTTGTAATGTAGTTTCGCAATGCATAAATAAGACAGCGAAGGCCCACTCTCTGGCAATAAAACCACCTGTCGTTTGTACATAATCGATCCAATTTTCATCGCGACCATCGAGCTTGAATCGTTTGCAGCCATTCGTCGGCAAAACGCAGTCGCCAACCCACGTCTTCGATTCAATTACACAGTCTGATTGGCACGGACGGTTGGGAAAATAATCAAGCATCGCATCTCCCCGAGTGAAACCCCGCCACagaacggcagcagcaacgcaaCATCGAGCGCATTTCTCCTGCCGTAAGCCGCAACACAGCACGCAAAAACGTTGTTTGGAAAGCAGCCAACaagagaaacacacacaaaaaacagctaAATTCCTCCAGTAATGtgagcttcttctttttttccttggcATTTTATGATCTGCATCGATCGCAGTCTTAGCTGTGCAGGGTTAGGGGAATGAAGGGagggagaaacaaaaacagatgACAAGAAACAAGCGGGAAAATCTCGCTGCAACGAATCGAAGCATAAAATCGTTGGAGTGAGCGCCATGCTCCCGCTAAAAACGTGGACATATGCACCGGTATGAACATTTgtacgagcagcagcatcgcgtGTAGACACGCAGACTAATATCCGATTTTATATCTTTACCATCTTACACTGATTGAATGCAAATGATGATtcgatgttattttttaattgatcTGTATGATCGTTAATAACTTTATCGACTTGCTTTATACGATGCCTGGTTTTCTAGTTCGCCTTCATACATCTAGAGCAACATACACATTGAACATTAAATCTAATTCATTaaacagaaaacaatcaaTAGCAGTGTTGTTTTCACCCCATCAACACTAATGCTTCTACTAAAGctgaaagaaaggaaaagaaaaccttTAAACGATCTCTTCCGTCGTATTAAATTCCCTCTCTTTTGCACACTCTACGGTCGTGTAAGGTCAGCTTCGTAACgattaataaaaatcaacagCTTTGTTCCCGCTGCTTCACGCGACTGTTGCGCTGCTCCGGTCAGATGATGGCCACTGACCGGAAAATTGTAACGTTTAACGTTACAATTAGCGGGTCacatgcacacgcacgcacgccagcacgctaCACCATTGTTGCGTTTCATGCTCGAATGCCGGCTTGATGttctttgtgtgttgttttgtttgaagacAATTTTCCGATGAAAATCTATTGCTTCCTCTAGCGCTATCTGCCTCCATTTAAAGCTTGATATTTTGTTTGGCAAGCCCTCGCAACCCGTTTGATCACAACCGAAAGGGCAGCACGCGATTATTATCAATTTGTTGTACACCGgtaatttggatgaaaaaatactgtttttcttttcattttctctcCAATTTACAACCGTGCCGTGCAAAATCTCACTGCAACCATCTTCATCGTTCGCTTCTCTGCGCTTTTCACCCGCCGTTGCACtacgtgtgttgttttttattcatccCACAACTCCAGCCCTAATCATGGGCCCGAGGGTGTCCGTCCGTGTAGCGGAAACGCTCGATGCGTATCGAATTTGGCGAACCTTTTGCAAGGGAAAGTCATCAGCCACACTGCTTGGGTGCGCTTGGGTTCTTACACTGGGGTTGCACTCTTTccccgtctctctctctctctctctctctctctctctctctctctctctctctctctctctctctctctctgtctgtctgtctgttgtTCAAACATCGACGAAGATTACTTTCATTTCACTTTCGTTGGCAGCGCTAGCCATGGATGCATATTTTGCATTTCTTACacggtttttggttttacatTTGCTGATCATCTCTCCGATCATCAACACCTTCTTCGCAGGTACCATGGCGACCGATACCGTATCATgtgccccagcagcagcagcagcaacaaccgcaACAATCGCAGCAACTGATCAGCGTTGCCAGCTTCGACACGACGAGCAAGGACGAACTGGTTCATATCGCACAGCACAATGCGCAGATCCTGAAGCAGTTCAACCAACCGATCGCCCAGTACAGTCAGCACGCGCAGGGTGGCATGAAGGTGCAGATCACAACGCACCAGCAGGCACCCGGGCCAAGCCCCGCGGCTaccgtacagcagcagcagcagcagcagcaacatcaccaacaacagcaccatcatcatcaccatcatcatcaaccacAAGGAGTCGTTCCTTCCTTTGGGCACACGCCAGCTGGGCCACCTAAGTACATGACGACGCCGCTGCTGCAAACGATCTACCCGGCGGCACcgcacaagcagcagcaacagtcccCGGTACAGTCGAAACCGTTCGTCAAGTCGGACCAGATCACCACGCTCAACATGGTGCACAGCTCGACGCCGAAGATCACGGCCGCCATCTCCACGCACGGTGCCGTTGGCGTCAAGTCTGGCAAGTTCAACGGACAGTTCAGGTAGGTATTTGGCACAGGTTCTGCAATCTAACGTAACTTATGACTCAATTGCACGGTATCGCTTGATTCTTCACAACCTTCCACAGGGACGTTCAACCCTCGATCGTTCAAAAGTCGACGCTCAAGCCACACCCGGTCATGAACAAACTCCAATCCCATCTGGGCATTACCGGCTTCCGGCAGAAGCAGCAGATCGCCACTAGCTCGAACCGGCTGGAGCATTTCATCAATCCGAACCAGCTCTACGGTACCTACATCCAGTTCGGCCAGTCGCCCGCCCTCAGCCCAGCCGCACTGGCACCGTCCAAAACGAAGTTCTTCGGCCAGCTGGGTTCGGGAGTTCCGTCTTTCGATACGCAAACACTCAAAAGCTTCTTCAATGCACCTGGCTACACCCCGAGTGTAGGACAGTTCAAAAAGCTAAACTTTatccaacagcaacagcagcaacttcAGCCTAGTACCAGTGGAAAGTTCTCCTTCCCGCACTTCAACCAAATCCCAGCGGATTTGGCCGAATTCCCGAAAAAGTACGTCACACCGTCGTCCGCCGAAAAGGAGCTTACCAAGACGGGATCGGGGGGACTTGATTCAACTCCGCTCTTTCCCCATCTTCCACCGAGCGTACTGACGCCCTTCTTCCAGCAagttcagcagcaacagcaacagcaacatcacaGCTCATCGTCATCCTCCGGCTTCATCTCCGGCAACAAGTACAACAACTTCAACCTGAAAACGCAACATCCAGCTCCTCCAGTTTCGTCGAGTTCTTCCAGCGGATCTTCCACGAAGCATAGCTTCTCGCAGGGACCGTTCCAGTCGGAGCGCGAATCGTTCGGCAACTTCGGAAGTCAAGTGTTTGGTGGAGGAGCCTTCAACACCTACAGCACTCAGCAACCGCTACCGATCGAGCACAAACCGTACGAGATTGTTAAGTTTAAGGAATCTCCCGGAAAACAGCTCTCAGTCCAGTTCAACGAAATACAGGACGAGTACAGCAAGAATCTGGTCCCACCGCCTCCGAGCACACAGCAGGCATTCTTACCTACGGTGCTAAACCATCTCGCCGACTCATCGCCGAGCAAGGATCCGATCGAGATTCTGAACAAGTACAACATCAATCCTCACTCGCCGCTCCAGGACGCCAACCGGTTCAGCTACGACTTCCCGCGACCAACGCCGGCATCACAGGCGGTACCCACCAGTGGTCCAGCACCTACGACCGTCagcacaactaccaccacgaCTACCCAATTCCCGACGGCGACGACCCTCCCGAGGCAGCAGTACTACCAGCACCACTACAACCAGTTCCAGTTCCCCGGAGAGCAGAGCTTCCACAACCATCAATCTTCCTCCCCCGTCCTGGTAACACCGCTGAACGAGCTAAGCGAGAACGGTTGGCTGTCCCGGGAGAAGTATCTCACGACGGAGAAACCCAACGTCTTCAAGAACCTCTTCCGCCCGGTCGGGAACGAGTACAAGCAGCACAAGCTGATGCATCCGGCCTACACCGGACTGCCACCGAACCGACGTCCTTCGGCCGCTCCCTCCTCGACCACGACGTCTACCTCGGCTAGCGCTGGGCCCACCACCAACTCCCCGTGGGATCAATCGACGGAAGAACCGATCATAACGCACAGCTTCTTCACGATCGAGGACGCGATCGCTGATCCGACGCTGATCCCGCCCAAGTCCAAGAACAAGTACAAGTACACGACCGATGCGGAGGAGGAGAATCGCCAGGAAGATCTGCAGCTGGAGATTGTAACCATTGGACCGTTCTTCGGATCGGAAGAGTCGCCCATTCAGCAGGTTGTGACGACCCCAGCTCCAAACcgagcgcagcagcagcacacaggaTCCAAGGGTGGCAATGGACAGCATCGCCGCAGGCGTCCGAAGCCGCACCATCAGAGCAGCACGACGACGGAGTACACCACCGAGCAGGATTCAACCGAATCGACTACTAACGCCATCAGCCCCAGCATCAATGCGGTCGATGCGAACCGTAACAACCGTAACCGAATTCGTTTCCGTCCAAAGCCCATCACCACCGCAACGCCACCGATCGCAGCAATCGTGGAGACGGAGCCGGCAACTACCATTCTACCtacgccaccaccactgcccACATTTGCCGTGTCCAGTGAAGAGTTTGACGGTGCGGTGATTAAGAAATTCCGCAAGAAGCCACACTTTACCAGAAACCGCTTCAATGTGCTGAGCCAGCGAGAAGAGGAGAAAAACGCCATCCTGCTCGACCAAACGGAACCCTCGCTGGCAACACCGACCTTAACGACGATTTCTTCCACCAGCACAACGACGGCAGCCGTCGTCAGTACGCCGGCGGAAGCTGCACCGTCCATTTCCCCGATTGGTGGAGGTTTCCGCTCACGCTACCGACCAGCTCCGAAGGGTAAGGATTCTCAGGAAGACACGCAACCGATCGCTGCCGAGGGTTCGAAACAGAACTCACGACTACCGAGTCGACTTCCACCGACGGCATCTTCGTCCACCGTTGCCACACTGGCCGACTCGGCGGCTGTGTTCAATTCGGACGAGTCAAGCATCAACTCTTCCGAACCACAGAACCGCACCCGGGGAGGCGAGCACAACCGCCCACGGTTTAGCATCAAGGAGTATCGGAACAAACTGAACCGCACGGTTGCAAGCACTGCTGGACCGACGAGCACACTGGCGCCTTCCTCTGTTGGTGGTGAGGTGGAAACGACAACGGCACCAAAATTACGGTTCCCTACGCGCAACCGTTTTCTGGTGAATGCACGCCTCAACAAGACGGTAGAATCGAACGACATCCTTCCAACCGGTACCGGTGCTGTGACGACGGAGAAGTCTGCCAATGAAACAACGACCAGAAGCTCGTTTAGACCACATGGGACGCGCACGTACAATCGGTTCACGGTGAAGAAACCTTCCACCGAGACACCGCAAACGTCCACTAGCTCGGGCACAACACGTGGCCAAGGAGCGAATGGCGCTAATCTAGCGAACCGTGGACGTACCAAGACGGCATACGATCAGGCCGTCGCAGCCAATCGTACCCTGAACGGCACGTACAACACAACAGCTTCGCTCATCAACCGTCGCCCACCGAAGATCACCTTAAGGCAGCGAATTCAAAACTACAATCGCAAAAAGGAGATGGAACAGACGAACACAGCAACCGGCAGTGCCAGTGTGGACGAAGCGTTTAAGCGCGATGAGGTAGCCGACATTCCCTCACTAGACCAGAACAGTGTGCTGGCGTCGTCGTCCGGCGAGCAGAGCCGTCCGATCGATGATCTCGGCACGCTGGGCGATCGGTTCGATGCGTCCAACGGTGGAGCGGACAACGAGGTGACGACGCGTGCCAGTACGACGGAAAGCTACCGGCATCACGAGACGGCGATCATGAAGATATCGCCCAAAGATACGAACAGTGCCACAGCCACCAACGGTGACGATTACGACCTGAACAGTGCCTCGTCCGACTACTCGAAGCGCGTCGTCGAGCTGACCCTGTCCGGGACGGGCAGCAAGGACCGGGGTAACTTCAAGTCCGTCAACAAGGGCCTGCTGTCGCGCAAGGTGCCCGGCTACTTCACGCTCGCCACCGAGGATCCCATCCTGCCGATCGAAGCGTTCTTTCCGCAGGTGAAAAAGCCTAACGGACTGCTTGCGTGATAGGGGACAAAGGATTGCGATTGCGCAAATGGAGTAACCTAAACACGTGTTACGCGACGGGATTTTCTCCGTCGCGAAACCTCATAGCAAGGGAGAACGAACAATGAttcgttttttctctttcgtATTCTGCATGCGTTGggatgtgtttgctttttgtaaaggtgtgtgcgtgtgtgttacaGGTTACGGTTTTGAAAACACCCATGTAGTATTTAACATGCAAGTATTTAACGTGTTTTTGCAACCAGCAAACTGGGGACCATCACCGCTGCAACCACCACTCGGATGGGAGGCGGTGGCGGCACGCGCACATTTGGGGCGTTTTTGCGTGCGTACATTTTATGCTACCCAAAGGTCCTTTCAAGTACGGGAATTGAGAAAAAGGTACGGGAGAGCGAAACGACCTACGATACACGTACGCTCCCTTTCCTCTACACCTTTGCCGTTTAAGTACTGTAAATTATGCAAACCCTTTACTTTTAAGTGACCTTTAGTAGTAGTTTAGTAGAAACAAAACTGGTAGCAACGGGAACGAGAAGATACGCGATAGAGAGCTGGAGAGGATGGCTCGTTGCGCTATTGAGTAATTGCGCCATTGCTACTTCCTTTTTAAATGCACAAaaacgttttatttattgcttaCAATTTAATAATTCCCTTTCCTTACTTTTACTGCATGTCCAGTTGTAAGATTCTACCACCTAAGCGAATGGTAATCTGTTTTATGATAGTCCCTTCCGATTTCGGGCGTTACAAGATACGTAGACGCTGATTGAGAACGCTGCCCTATAATCCTTTACGACAATCTACACACTATGAACAGCTGATGGCGCGAGCTGTGTGCGGCGTTTGGAATAGTCCAATCTCTCCTTCTTTTAATCTGCACACAACCACAGACCCTTTGTACTATATATAATTTTAAGCATACGAACTCGGAAGTAAACGAGATAAGAAATGGAAGCAGTTTAGCGGAAAACTGAAGAGATAATAAAGAGCTGTAAATTATCGACGAAATAATTAACACACATGCGTACGTACTTCTTAATGGGAAGAGCTTCCAGGTTTGCCGCCTTCGCCGATCGACGACTGTTCCATCATGTAGTGAGCATAATTCCACAGCGTTCCCATTGGCAACGAGTTCCGTATCTTGGGGCGCGTATCCATCACCACGTTACCGAGCATCAGGCTAGCGTCCTCGAGCTGCAAAATCTCTGCGATTTTGTTCAGCAACACAGTCGTCTCCTTCCGCTCGAGCGTTTTGAGCGGATTTTGCGTAAAGTTCCGGAACAGGTGGCCGAGTTTGGAGCGAATCCACAGCACCGCACGATAGTAGCCGTGCGGCAGCTGAAACGAGTACTTCCGATCGACGATGAATTCGACCAGCTCCTGCTCGCCGTTACCGTCCGCGTTGTTGGGTGGTTTGCGCAACTCCAGAGCGCCGGTTTCCTGTGCGCCGGGCCGATCAACACCACAAATCAGCAGAAGCGTCCAGTCGGAGATGACAGTGTTGTCGCAGATCTGTGTCTTCGGTGTGCATTGCACTGGTTCTTCCTGGTCCTGCTCGTCTAGGTCCAGCAATAGTTCCTGCTTCCTAACGTACACTACCCATTTGGTGGGTAGATTCTCAACCTGGGCCACCGACAGCGGGTGTACCTCGCAAACTCCCTCGCCACCGCTGGTGGTCAGCTGATTGTTTTTATAGTCAGCGATGACCAGCTGAGGATACAGTCCTGCCGCTAGACAACCCTTCACCAGTACCCACTTGCTGGAGTTCACGTTCAGCTCTTCCGTATTGTGTCCCCGGCCGCACTTGACTATCCCGAGTAGACGCAACGCCGACATTAGCTCGACGCGCGCATTGGAAAGGGCCTCCATGTAGCCCACCTTGAGGTGACTGTTTTGTACCATTTCCCCATCGGTTTGGAGCGTTTTGGCCAGGGACCATTGTTGGTACAGCCGCAACACGACCATGCAATCGCTGTACGTGCGATTGTGCAGT
Coding sequences within:
- the LOC120903304 gene encoding mucin-5AC-like, whose product is MGLANNLTLIIRIWLAVIIFQYGHSENVEPRALELSVPWRPIPYHVPQQQQQQQPQQSQQLISVASFDTTSKDELVHIAQHNAQILKQFNQPIAQYSQHAQGGMKVQITTHQQAPGPSPAATVQQQQQQQQHHQQQHHHHHHHHQPQGVVPSFGHTPAGPPKYMTTPLLQTIYPAAPHKQQQQSPVQSKPFVKSDQITTLNMVHSSTPKITAAISTHGAVGVKSGKFNGQFRDVQPSIVQKSTLKPHPVMNKLQSHLGITGFRQKQQIATSSNRLEHFINPNQLYGTYIQFGQSPALSPAALAPSKTKFFGQLGSGVPSFDTQTLKSFFNAPGYTPSVGQFKKLNFIQQQQQQLQPSTSGKFSFPHFNQIPADLAEFPKKYVTPSSAEKELTKTGSGGLDSTPLFPHLPPSVLTPFFQQVQQQQQQQHHSSSSSSGFISGNKYNNFNLKTQHPAPPVSSSSSSGSSTKHSFSQGPFQSERESFGNFGSQVFGGGAFNTYSTQQPLPIEHKPYEIVKFKESPGKQLSVQFNEIQDEYSKNLVPPPPSTQQAFLPTVLNHLADSSPSKDPIEILNKYNINPHSPLQDANRFSYDFPRPTPASQAVPTSGPAPTTVSTTTTTTTQFPTATTLPRQQYYQHHYNQFQFPGEQSFHNHQSSSPVLVTPLNELSENGWLSREKYLTTEKPNVFKNLFRPVGNEYKQHKLMHPAYTGLPPNRRPSAAPSSTTTSTSASAGPTTNSPWDQSTEEPIITHSFFTIEDAIADPTLIPPKSKNKYKYTTDAEEENRQEDLQLEIVTIGPFFGSEESPIQQVVTTPAPNRAQQQHTGSKGGNGQHRRRRPKPHHQSSTTTEYTTEQDSTESTTNAISPSINAVDANRNNRNRIRFRPKPITTATPPIAAIVETEPATTILPTPPPLPTFAVSSEEFDGAVIKKFRKKPHFTRNRFNVLSQREEEKNAILLDQTEPSLATPTLTTISSTSTTTAAVVSTPAEAAPSISPIGGGFRSRYRPAPKGKDSQEDTQPIAAEGSKQNSRLPSRLPPTASSSTVATLADSAAVFNSDESSINSSEPQNRTRGGEHNRPRFSIKEYRNKLNRTVASTAGPTSTLAPSSVGGEVETTTAPKLRFPTRNRFLVNARLNKTVESNDILPTGTGAVTTEKSANETTTRSSFRPHGTRTYNRFTVKKPSTETPQTSTSSGTTRGQGANGANLANRGRTKTAYDQAVAANRTLNGTYNTTASLINRRPPKITLRQRIQNYNRKKEMEQTNTATGSASVDEAFKRDEVADIPSLDQNSVLASSSGEQSRPIDDLGTLGDRFDASNGGADNEVTTRASTTESYRHHETAIMKISPKDTNSATATNGDDYDLNSASSDYSKRVVELTLSGTGSKDRGNFKSVNKGLLSRKVPGYFTLATEDPILPIEAFFPQVKKPNGLLA